A section of the Sedimentisphaera cyanobacteriorum genome encodes:
- a CDS encoding type IV pilus modification PilV family protein yields MRNRTNKKAFTLTEVLMSMGIFVIGMSLVASVFPLGISLTAKNAEKTIGSLAAEKFETDMKILAKPSTAAGFEDVFSNLSRDVSEYRVKDEQGSSEYLIAPLLSPPAGQARRLLIVPCRKIFKNSLYRTNDNKFSQNPDDWADYPNLIALPLDDEIDDARPGNLLKLHSSLASRTAPSWKELIVKEAIVIADNTGNDYQIEDIFTEGADVYIRIDKFLEDSDRDNITTVWTVPPAANGGMRSPAISVYETVLNFES; encoded by the coding sequence ATGAGAAACAGAACAAACAAAAAGGCATTCACTCTCACCGAGGTTCTCATGTCTATGGGTATCTTTGTGATAGGTATGTCCCTTGTTGCAAGCGTTTTTCCGCTTGGAATCTCGCTCACCGCAAAAAACGCCGAGAAAACGATAGGCTCGCTCGCAGCTGAAAAGTTCGAGACGGATATGAAGATCCTCGCAAAGCCCTCAACCGCTGCTGGTTTTGAAGATGTATTCAGCAATCTCAGCAGAGATGTCTCTGAATACAGAGTAAAAGATGAACAAGGCTCAAGCGAGTATCTTATTGCTCCGCTTCTCAGCCCTCCGGCAGGTCAGGCTAGGAGGCTCTTGATTGTACCGTGCAGAAAGATATTTAAAAACAGCCTCTACAGAACTAATGATAACAAATTCTCTCAAAACCCCGATGACTGGGCAGATTACCCGAACTTAATAGCCCTTCCTCTGGATGATGAAATTGATGATGCAAGGCCCGGGAATCTCTTGAAGCTTCACAGCTCGCTCGCTTCAAGAACAGCCCCCTCTTGGAAAGAGCTTATTGTAAAAGAGGCGATTGTCATAGCTGATAACACAGGCAATGATTATCAGATAGAGGACATCTTCACCGAAGGAGCAGATGTTTATATCAGGATAGATAAGTTCCTTGAGGATTCTGACAGGGATAATATCACCACTGTCTGGACAGTTCCCCCGGCAGCGAACGGCGGGATGCGTTCGCCTGCTATCAGCGTTTACGAAACGGTTTTGAATTTTGAAAGCTGA
- a CDS encoding ComEA family DNA-binding protein yields the protein MMKSLKQNSKASAMIIVLVLMAVLAAVGLTMLSVARISNLKLTAEKKDAYTETASGVVVELIADEIAKDCSASSEPFDYPGPADPWLASLEPYYSGEDLNNGGGVVKYQNETGRDVVKWLQISKPSFADFGAESQNDMNVDPPGTMKNIPDYQEFYKFIDDKDEDDELTAEDIKGLPADADGDGVVDARWFEVPDMKTPAGQSYFAAVRIIDNSAMVNVNTAYFNDIEQNSGNEEYKYSGESPLCVGMNFLLNTNNNKYGGPFWYAPVIPEADNIDDFHNSRCRPGVQDDWFSYTENAALRIENTSSEGLSYYRPYSLDDEFELRHRFCINSSFTSRLESLLPATVGADEDDPANDSYWGDMYKMYGADTRVSNVDALESWYIGIFGGGEIDEKTVNPERRHLFTAMSKSRQITPDLGVKAFPEEITGEEGVADYEFAEIREAVFSVLNDSPHEEFGAGYSAGRLSTQFALNLLDWQDSDSEGSDHYDSDSNILYYGYDGAEELKDITLHCSAIGIYDHTDPQNLGTVPTGTYYLLEFFREGGMTVASSNEYEIHIVRDGFVVNEFNLSDVVDDDIPADGFAAVTNLADQQDAEEIFKDSFDYYSYPSLSLQNGDIVKIYKKDYPASGDTLLVDWAEVKLNTPVAPDEEKFQKKQGQLVDEDGDNTGLLLPDSFVNVNAFILIGQDITGELNNIQMQLKPSNEPIFSPAQIVMAPAVCSFTDQDDPNDSQTFAGAVQTHQQRAGSLGADGISIFDSFGRFDLADHRYADLANVFTVMTTLKDGEDYYETAPAYDGINNDGARLTTDDPLGDGIDNNGDGDIDNQDEDSARYRETVSYGLININTAPKAVLMTLPWVDEELAEAIIAYRDMTGVGVGESEQPDYSAGNTARRDDRAAEKGFSSIYELINVTNDSGLADYDFQQLAKDGQKLSDSENSHIDLTEGSVMDDFEERNIILERLANLTTVRSDVFTAYILVREGVSGVQKRKVCIIDRSNVWESSDKPEIFIKDVEE from the coding sequence ATGATGAAAAGCTTAAAACAAAACAGCAAAGCCTCGGCAATGATTATTGTGCTGGTTCTTATGGCAGTTCTCGCTGCTGTAGGGCTTACAATGCTCTCTGTTGCGAGGATAAGCAATCTAAAGCTCACTGCTGAGAAAAAAGACGCATACACAGAAACCGCCTCGGGTGTGGTAGTGGAGCTTATAGCAGATGAGATCGCTAAGGACTGCTCAGCTTCAAGCGAACCGTTTGACTATCCGGGCCCCGCTGACCCTTGGCTTGCCAGCCTTGAGCCGTATTACTCCGGCGAGGATTTAAATAATGGCGGGGGCGTGGTTAAATATCAAAACGAAACCGGCAGAGACGTTGTAAAATGGCTGCAGATAAGCAAGCCGAGTTTCGCTGATTTCGGCGCGGAATCTCAAAACGATATGAATGTTGACCCGCCCGGAACAATGAAAAATATCCCGGACTATCAGGAATTTTACAAATTTATAGATGATAAAGACGAAGATGATGAGCTCACCGCGGAAGATATTAAAGGCCTCCCTGCAGATGCGGATGGAGACGGCGTAGTAGATGCGAGGTGGTTTGAAGTTCCAGATATGAAAACCCCGGCAGGGCAGAGCTATTTCGCCGCAGTGCGGATTATAGACAATTCAGCTATGGTCAACGTAAACACTGCTTACTTCAATGATATTGAACAAAATAGCGGCAATGAAGAATATAAATATTCCGGCGAGTCTCCGCTTTGCGTTGGGATGAATTTTCTGCTCAATACCAATAACAATAAATACGGCGGTCCTTTCTGGTATGCGCCAGTTATTCCAGAGGCCGATAATATTGATGATTTCCACAATTCAAGATGCAGGCCGGGAGTTCAGGATGACTGGTTCAGCTATACGGAAAACGCAGCTCTGAGGATTGAAAATACTTCCTCTGAAGGCCTTAGCTACTACCGCCCCTACAGCCTCGACGATGAGTTTGAGCTGAGGCACCGCTTCTGCATAAATTCAAGTTTTACATCACGCCTTGAATCACTGCTTCCGGCAACTGTCGGAGCAGATGAGGATGATCCCGCTAATGACAGCTACTGGGGCGATATGTACAAGATGTACGGCGCTGACACCAGAGTTTCTAATGTTGATGCGCTTGAGAGCTGGTACATTGGCATTTTCGGAGGCGGCGAGATTGACGAGAAAACAGTCAATCCCGAAAGACGCCACCTCTTTACTGCAATGAGCAAATCACGCCAGATTACGCCTGATTTGGGAGTAAAGGCTTTCCCCGAAGAGATAACCGGCGAGGAAGGCGTAGCTGATTATGAATTCGCAGAAATTCGTGAAGCAGTATTTAGCGTACTGAACGACAGCCCTCACGAGGAATTCGGAGCGGGGTATTCAGCCGGAAGGCTTAGCACCCAGTTCGCACTGAACCTGCTCGACTGGCAGGACTCTGACAGCGAAGGCAGCGATCATTACGACAGCGATTCCAATATCCTTTATTACGGCTATGACGGCGCAGAGGAGCTCAAGGATATAACGCTCCACTGCAGCGCCATCGGCATCTATGATCATACAGACCCGCAAAATTTGGGCACTGTACCTACAGGCACATATTACCTGCTCGAATTCTTCCGTGAAGGCGGGATGACTGTAGCCTCAAGCAATGAATACGAGATTCATATCGTTAGAGACGGCTTTGTTGTCAATGAATTCAATTTATCTGATGTGGTTGACGATGATATACCAGCAGATGGATTTGCTGCAGTAACCAACCTTGCAGACCAGCAGGACGCAGAAGAGATTTTCAAGGATTCCTTCGATTACTATTCCTATCCATCCCTCTCACTGCAAAACGGTGATATTGTAAAGATCTACAAAAAAGACTACCCGGCATCAGGAGATACCCTCCTGGTTGACTGGGCAGAGGTTAAGTTAAACACCCCTGTTGCACCGGACGAAGAGAAATTCCAGAAGAAGCAAGGCCAGCTCGTTGATGAAGATGGCGATAATACAGGCCTCCTGCTGCCTGATTCTTTCGTTAATGTTAACGCCTTCATCTTAATAGGTCAGGACATTACAGGGGAGCTGAATAATATTCAGATGCAGCTCAAGCCTTCAAATGAGCCGATCTTCTCGCCAGCCCAGATCGTTATGGCGCCGGCGGTTTGTTCATTCACAGATCAGGACGACCCAAACGATTCACAGACCTTTGCAGGAGCCGTGCAAACTCACCAGCAGAGGGCAGGCTCTCTCGGGGCAGACGGGATATCAATATTCGACAGCTTCGGCCGGTTCGACCTTGCAGACCATCGCTATGCAGACCTTGCGAACGTGTTCACTGTTATGACTACCCTCAAGGACGGCGAAGATTACTACGAAACAGCCCCCGCTTATGATGGAATCAACAACGACGGAGCAAGGCTTACAACAGATGATCCGCTCGGCGACGGCATAGACAACAACGGCGACGGCGATATTGACAACCAAGACGAGGATTCTGCACGATACAGAGAAACAGTCTCCTACGGCCTGATAAACATAAACACAGCTCCGAAGGCAGTGCTTATGACTCTCCCGTGGGTGGATGAAGAGCTTGCAGAGGCAATAATCGCATACCGCGATATGACAGGCGTTGGCGTTGGCGAATCCGAGCAGCCCGATTATTCCGCAGGCAATACCGCCCGGCGGGACGACAGGGCGGCCGAAAAAGGCTTCAGCTCGATATATGAGCTTATCAACGTTACAAATGATTCCGGCCTTGCTGATTACGATTTCCAGCAGCTGGCCAAAGACGGCCAGAAGCTTTCAGATTCCGAAAATTCACACATAGACCTCACCGAAGGCTCTGTGATGGATGATTTTGAAGAAAGGAACATAATCCTCGAACGGCTTGCCAATCTTACCACTGTTCGAAGCGATGTGTTTACAGCATACATATTGGTTAGAGAGGGTGTTTCAGGCGTTCAGAAGCGTAAGGTTTGCATAATAGACAGAAGCAATGTTTGGGAGAGTTCAGACAAACCTGAAATATTTATTAAAGATGTTGAAGAGTGA
- a CDS encoding type II secretion system protein: protein MKKINKSKAFTLVELLTVISIIAVLLVLLIPALNQVANVGQKVRQTSQLTTIAVALETFNNDFGQYPDSDNTDSDGNAYYGSQKLSEALLGYDMLGLHPDALPQFDADDDNNLYADDDGNVLNLDSRSGPYIEPDKINPVESGHTQDALDLAAGGYYIADVFKRDSAEYGMPVLYYRANTNNKLQTAAGASSVYDVSDSNVPFDTDNSDYSQFFNGLERPWEDPDGALTDQEVFNQYIKNESISSADDSKIVPYRPQSFLLITAGKDGKFGTEDDITNFSQNQ, encoded by the coding sequence ATGAAAAAGATAAATAAATCAAAGGCTTTCACGCTCGTTGAGCTTCTAACGGTGATATCAATAATTGCTGTTTTGCTGGTGCTGCTGATTCCTGCACTAAATCAGGTGGCAAATGTAGGCCAGAAGGTTAGGCAGACATCCCAGCTTACTACAATCGCAGTTGCCCTCGAAACGTTCAATAACGACTTCGGCCAGTATCCCGATTCTGACAATACAGATTCAGACGGGAACGCTTATTACGGAAGCCAGAAGCTCTCAGAAGCGCTTCTCGGATATGATATGCTTGGGCTTCACCCAGATGCTCTACCGCAGTTTGACGCAGATGATGATAACAACCTCTATGCAGATGATGACGGCAATGTACTCAATCTCGATTCCCGCTCCGGCCCATACATCGAGCCGGATAAGATAAATCCTGTTGAATCTGGCCATACGCAAGACGCTCTGGATTTAGCAGCGGGCGGATACTACATAGCAGATGTGTTCAAGAGAGACTCTGCTGAATACGGTATGCCGGTTCTTTACTACAGGGCTAATACAAACAACAAGCTGCAGACAGCAGCAGGCGCATCAAGCGTTTATGACGTAAGCGACAGCAATGTACCTTTCGATACGGATAACTCAGATTATTCACAATTCTTTAATGGCCTTGAGCGTCCTTGGGAAGACCCGGACGGGGCTTTAACTGATCAGGAAGTTTTTAATCAGTATATCAAGAATGAGTCTATCTCATCAGCGGATGACAGCAAAATCGTTCCATACCGCCCTCAGTCTTTCCTGCTTATCACAGCGGGCAAAGACGGCAAGTTCGGCACAGAAGACGACATAACGAATTTCAGCCAAAATCAGTAG